The following is a genomic window from Alkaliphilus sp. B6464.
TTGTACAATAGCCCCTTTATCTTTATAATATAATGCTGTTGACCATCCTCCATCAAGACACATAGCATTTATAAGATTTAAGCTTTGACATATAGCTACAGCTTCTTTAAGTGTGGCATTCGGAATTGTTCCAATTACTATTTTTCCGTCCTTTGTACTTCCTATAAATGATCTACTTGCCTTGTTTGTATTTATTTTAGCTTCCCAAAATCCTTCCTTTAATCCATCCGCAGTAACTTCTCCATTAATTATAAGGCTTGGTCCTGCACCTATAGCACTTACTACATTATCCCAGTCTTCTGGTTTTGTGTGCTTTGTTACAAATTTATGCTTATATTCAACCTTATCGCCAACTTTATATCTTTCCTCTACTAAATGTGCAACACTAGGATTATAAGATATTGCGAAACCATCTTTAGGTGCTGTAAAATCTCTGTCTGTAATTGATGTTACAATCCCGTTAGTTACTATAACTGTTTTTGTGCCTTCCAGAACCTGTAGCTCCTGTTTATATTCAGGAGTAAATATGGTTATAGCTCCATCCTCTGTACTGGGATGATTTATTCTCCATGGTATGGCTCTATAAACACCATTTATGTATACTTCAAAATTAATAGTAAGATTATCAATAATAAGTTTATTCTCCTCTGTTATACCAACAACTGAACCTGTATTACCTATATGTAATACTTTTTTATCTCTTATTATAGTGCCCCAAGGTATTGGTATTCCACCATATGCTTCAAAATAAGTCCCATTTATAGCTGCAATTGCATTAACCTCTTTAGCCATTTGCTCTAGGGATTGAGTTGAGGTTATTTCCTTATTAGCATTTAAAACTACAGATTTTAATGTGGCATCATTCATATCCAGAGTTACATATTTTATATTATATCCATTTACATTTGATGATGTATATGAATATGGATTAGAATAAGCAAATACAGATGTTTTACCTAAAATAAATATGGATATAACAATACAAATCAATTTAGCTTTTCTTAACATAGCCGCCTCCATAATTTAAAATTTATTATGACCTAACAGTAATAGAACTATATATTTGTTAATTCACATATTTATAATAACATAGGGCTACAAGTATTGCTATAAGTAAATCCTAAAGATTTTAATTATATTGTTTTAATAAAAAATAATAAAGACCTATATAATTAGGCCTTTTATCAAAGATTATAATCTAATATCTATATTTCCTCCCATATGAGGATTAATCGATTGCTCCATTATTTTAGTATTAACTTCTAACATTTCTGTCAAATCAACTGCCTGTACTTTGGTAGTATCCATAGCCATTTTCATAATTGACACACTGGCCTGCTGAGTCAGTTTCATTTGACCCATTCCCGTTGATAAAGCTGCTATGTCCATAGTATCAGCTCCTTTTTTCCTATGCCTTAATAACATTTTTATATATTTTTTTATACACACCTCTAGTATCTACTATCAACTTGCTATTTTCTAAAATAAAATCATAATCAAAACAATCATGATTCGTGCTTATTAATATACAGTCCATTTTTTCCAAATTTTTTATATTAAGCTCTATAGATTCTAAATCAAAATGATGATCTCTCATTTTGGGGAAAGATGGGACGTATGGATCGGAGTAGTAAACTTCAGCTCCCCTTTGTCGTAATAACTCCATCAATTTTACAGATGGTGTTTCTCTAGTATCATCTGTATTTTTTTTATAAGCAAGCCCTAATACCAAAACTTTAGCATTTTTTAAGGGCTTCCCAATTTCATTTAATCCTTCCATAACTTTATGGATAACCCATTCTGGCATACCAGCATTTACTTCTCCAGAAAGTTCTATAAATCTTGTGTTAATACCATATTCTCTTGCCTTCCAAGTTAAATAAAAAGGATCTATGGGAATACAATGCCCTCCTAATCCTGGACCTGGATAAAAGGGTGTAAAACCAAAGGGCTTTGTAGCAGCAGCTTCTATTACTTCCCAAATATCTATATTCATTTTATCAGCAACTATTTTCATTTCATTTACAAGCCCAATATTCACTGCTCTATAAATATTCTCCAGAAGTTTTGTTAATTCCCCAACTTGAGTAGAACTAACAGGAACCACTTTATCAATAACATCTCCATATAATGCTATCCCCATTTCTAAACATCGAGCTGTACTTCCCCCTATTACTTTGGGTACTGTTCTTGTTGTGAAATTTATATTGCCGGGATCTTCTCTCTCCGGAGAATAAACTAAAAAAAAGTCTTTCCCTATTGAGAATCCTTTACTTTCTATACGAGGTCTTAACTCCTCTTCAGTAGTTCCAGGATAAGTAGTGCTTTCTAAGCTCAATATCTGACCTTTCTTTAGATATGGTAATATGCTTTCCAATGAATTTATAACATAAGAAAGATCAGGCTCTTTATATTTATTTAAAGGTGTCGGAAGACAAAGAATAATAGCATCTACTTCTTGAATTTTTGACAAATCTGTTGTAGCATCCAAATTTTCCTTCTCCACGCAGCTTTTAATCCTATCACTTTTAATATGATTTATGTAACTTTCCTTATTTTTAATGATTTTATTTACTTTATCTTCTCCACTATCAAATCCAATTACTTTATAATCCAATTCAGCAAAAGCTAGTGCAAGGGGTAGCCCTACATATCCCATTCCAATAATACCTATAACACTAGTTTTATTTTTAAAGTTTTCTATTAAATTATTTATCATATGTATGTTGTCTCCCCTTTTTAGTCTTATATCTTTCTACAATAAAACTCCATTCTGCCCATTCCTTCATTGGATCCACTTATCTCCAACACTTCAAATCCTGCCTCTTCCAAATAATTTAGCATAACATCTTTTGTAAAGTACGATAAATGAGTAACCACATTCCAGAATACATTATTTTCTTTCATTTTCTTCCCATATAGCGTATCTTGTATTGGTGTTGCAACAACTAATATACCATTATCTTTTATTAGTTTATTTATTTGCTTCAAATCTTTAAGTGGAGTTTGTAAGTGCTCTATTACTTCAAATAAAGTAACTACATCATACTTTCTATCTTCATTAAATAAATAGAAGTTTTCTTGTTTTAGCTCTAGCTCAAACTTATCTTTCGCATATTGACAATCTTCAGGAGTTAATTCCAAACCTTCTGCTTTCCATCCTCTATCTAATGCAGTACCGGTGAATACTCCTATGCCTGTACCAATATCAAGCAATGTTTTTGCACCTGATGTATATCCTTCTATCTTTTCAAGTCTTTTATTGGACATATTTACTAGAAACTCAAATCTAGCATCAATATCACCATAAATTCCACCAAATTTTTCTTTTGCTATTTCAGAATAATATTTATTTAACTTCTCTTCTGCTGGTAGAGGATTAGCATATATTAAATTACAATTAGTACATTTAACCCATTTTCTAATAGGATTTATTAGTTCCTTATTATCTTCCGAAATAGATTGATTACACACATTCACTACCTCAAATTTTTCATTACCACAACCTATACAAGCTATATTTCTTTCTTCATAGTTATATTTATATTTTGATTTTCTATTTCTCAAATCTGCTAATGAATTATCTAGCTCTAGAGCTTTTTTGTGATACTTTAAAGCATTTGTAAAATCTTTTATGCCATTTGCAGCTACTGCCATAAAATAGTAAATAATTGCTGTATTTTTATTTATTTTATTTAACCAATAATTGCAGATAGCAATTATTTCATGATATTCTCTATGACTTATTTTCCTTTGTATCTCCTGAACTATTCTATCAAAATCCTTATTTTGAAAACATCTTATTATTTCTTTATCTATAGTATTGTTGAAATATTTGGTAATACTTTCTCCACTTATATTTTCGTTTTTATTATTATTAAGGCTAATTCTCTCTTTATTATCTCTAGTAGCTTCAAATTCCATATTTCCTTTTTGTGTAAGACCCAATCTTTCGATTACTTCTTCTATACCTATTTTTTCCTCTTTAGTTTCGGCATTATCCCTTGCCTTTATATAATATTGTAATGCTTTCCTTATATATGATTTTACTTCATACAAATATCCTAAATTATATAATAAATCGAAATGACTATTATTTAATTTATATCCTTGTAAAAAGATTTCCTCTGCATCAACCATCCTACCCTCTATCATAGCAATAATTCCAGCCATAGAATAAGCATCTACATCATTCGGTTCCATTTTTCTATATTTTTTTAATAATATTTTAGCTGATTTAATTTCTCCTTTTTCAATCAGTTGTTTTATATTTTCTTTAAATTGTTTCGTTATAGTTTCATTTTGCATTTATATCACACCCATTCCATAGATATATAACCTTTATCATCCTTAATAAAACTAACTCACTTTACTTATTAATTTAAAATTCCACTACCATCTAATTGTTTCAGCTTTATCAAAGCAATTTCAGATTTAAATAATAGCACTTCCACATCCTCTGGTATTATTTCCTCATACTGTCTAATAAGTTCCTCTGCTTCTTTAATCATGTTAGTTTCAATCATTAAGTTAATATTATCCTTGAGATGTTTTTTCAATAATTCCATCTCTGGATTCGATTGACTATGATCATTTTCTATTTCCTGCATAAGTATCTCTATACCAGTTCTCATAGGATATACTTTTAGAGCTTTTCTCAAATATTGTATATATTCCTTCATATTTTTCTCTTTCACTTTATTAGCCTTTAATAAAAACAAAAAGAATCTATGTTCATCATTTTTAACATCATAAATAAGTTCTTCTTTTAATACATTAGGATGGTATATGCTTTTAATATAACAAGTCCCGTTATCTACATACCTTTCAAATAGCTTCATGTGTTTATCATAGTTCATCTCTTCTGCAAGTAAAACATGTCGTGCTAATACAATCCAATAGCGCAAATTAGAAATATGTTCTGTATTTTCGTTTTTATATAAATAATGAATAATTTTCTCATGCATATTTTCATAATTATTTATAGCATATTTTAAAAACTCATTTACTTGCTCCACGCTACCTATATATCCAAATGAATCAATAGGCAAATCATTCATTATAATATATACAATAATATCTCCATAATAATAAGGAAGTTCATTATAATTTAAATTAAGTACTTCCTCAATAATATCTTCATTTAATGGCTTATCATTTGATATATGGATTCTTATAAGATTTAACAAATAATAAGAATCACTTTCTTCTCCATTTATAGAATAAAAATCACTAATTCTATTGGAAAATATCATTTTTTGCTCTATAGTCAGTCTTTGATTTTCAAATGTATTTATAAATTTAAGCCTAATATCCTCTTCTTTATAAATCTCCTTAAAATAATCAGATAATACATACTCCATATTTTCGCATATTCCTAAATTGATAACGGCAACTGATTTTAAATCTGATGACTTCATCATATTAATATACTCAAGTGCTATATCATGTTCTTTTTTCTTTACATATATAGATGCTATATTATATAGTGCTAGTTCCTTAGTCTCATCATCAAAATAATAAAAAGTAAGGGCTGGGTCTTTAGACAGTAGGGTTTTTTCAAATCTGTCATTACACTTTAAATACTCTTTAAAAGCATTGATAGCGTTATCATAATCATTTATAGCACTATATGATATTCCCAGTAGAAACCATAAATCAATATAATCCTGTGTAATAGATAATCCCTCTTTGCATATTTCAATGATTTCGCTATGTTTTCTATTTTCACTTGCTATTTTGGCATATGTACCATGAACATATATATATTTTCCTCTTTCTCTATAAGGAAGTTTTTTTACTAGTTCATATGCTTTACTAATTTCCATTAATCCTTGTTCTATATCTAATGTAGAATAGGAAACCGCCAATTGAAATTGATAATAAATGTTCTCAGGATTTTTTTCTAATTCTTTTTTTAATATTCCTGCAGTTCTATCAAATTTCTTTTTTACAAACTCCTTATCTTCCCAAATATAGCCATAATGTCCAAATATAACGTTAGTAGATAAAATAGGATTTTTATACATAGGTTGATTATGAATTGCTCCTTTATATTCGAAATCAACAGTATTTCTAAATCCTCTATTAAAGTTACTTATAGCGTATTTTGTTTCTTTATCTACTACCGGTGTTTTCATATAGTTTTTTATTTTAACAGATATAGTGTTATACTTGGATAGATCATTTTTAAATAGTTTTATCATTTCTTTTGGATTTTCGATTTCTTCATCTGCATCAATAATCCAAATCCATTCTCCTTTGGCATAAGATATAGATATATTTCTCATTTCGGAAAAATTATTAGTCCAAGGATGTTCATATACTTTTTCTGTGTATTGTCTAGCAATCTCAATGGATCTATCTTCCGACCCAGTATCTATAACAATTAACTCAGCTAATCCTGAATCAATAACTGGCTTAATACTTTCAAAACATCGATGTAGATTTTTTTCTTCATTTTTTATCATCATACAAATGCTAACTTTTTTTTCATATGTCATTTAATATGTCCTCCTCTTTATGTTTAATTGATGCTATACAAGTATTCATTTATTTATACACTATCAATTAAACATTTAAAAAGAGCCAGAGGAAAAATCCCCTGACCCTCTATTATTTAGTCTAATTATGTCAAAATTTAAATTAAGCTATTAACTTGAAATTAATATCTTTAGCTATAACTTCAATTATCTTAATAATTGAAGTACATTTTGAGGAGCTTGGTTTGCTTGAGCAAGCATAGCTGTAGAAGCTTGTTGAAGAATGCTTTGCTTTGTTTGTTCCATCATTTCTTTAGCCATGTCTACGTCTCTGATTCTTGACTCAGATGCTTGTAAGTTCTCAGCAGATGTATCTAAATTCTTAATAGTATGCTCTAATCTATTTTGAAGAGCACCTAGCTTAGATCTTTCTGCGGATACAGTTTCTAATGCATCGTTAATAGTTGTAATAGAATTATTCGCTTTATCTTGACTAGAAATATCTGCACCTTTAATAAATATAGCGTCTTCTTCTAATGCACTTGATGATGCATGGAATAAACTAGCTGTAGTTGTATCTGCAGTATAGTAACCTGATTGTGTAGCTTTAACTTCTTCTACACCGGTAGATGCTGCTATAATTACATCACCTTTTTCATAGAATGTAGCTGTAACTGCATTAGCTCCAGTACCAGATACAAGAGTATTAGCAGCATTAGTTCCTGTAACAGTAACAGCAGTAAATTCTGTTCCTACACTTAAATCAGTTGATTTCATTCCATTGATGCTAAGCTTTAGGTTTTGATTTTCATTAGCACCGATATGGAATGTTCTATCGCTAAAGTTACCATCTAAAAGTTTTTGTGTGTTAAACTCTGTAGTATCAGCAATTCTTGTTAGTTCTGCCGCTAATTGGTCAACTTCTGCTTGAAGTGCATTACGGTCAACATCAACGTTTGTATCGTTAGCTGATTGTACTGCAAGTTCTCTCATTCTTTGTAGAATTGCATGAGACTCATCTAAAGCACCTTCAGCTGTTTGAATTAAAGAAATACCGTCTTGACCGTTTTTAGAAGCCATGTTAAGACCTTTGATTTGTCCTCTCATTTTTTCAGAGATAGATAATCCAGCTGCATCGTCTCCTGCACGGTTGATTCTAAATCCTGAAGATAATTTCTCCATTGATTTTGCTCCGCCATTGTTAGCGATTCCTAATTGTCTATGAGTGTTCATAGCCATCATGTTGTTATTAA
Proteins encoded in this region:
- a CDS encoding nucleotide sugar dehydrogenase → MINNLIENFKNKTSVIGIIGMGYVGLPLALAFAELDYKVIGFDSGEDKVNKIIKNKESYINHIKSDRIKSCVEKENLDATTDLSKIQEVDAIILCLPTPLNKYKEPDLSYVINSLESILPYLKKGQILSLESTTYPGTTEEELRPRIESKGFSIGKDFFLVYSPEREDPGNINFTTRTVPKVIGGSTARCLEMGIALYGDVIDKVVPVSSTQVGELTKLLENIYRAVNIGLVNEMKIVADKMNIDIWEVIEAAATKPFGFTPFYPGPGLGGHCIPIDPFYLTWKAREYGINTRFIELSGEVNAGMPEWVIHKVMEGLNEIGKPLKNAKVLVLGLAYKKNTDDTRETPSVKLMELLRQRGAEVYYSDPYVPSFPKMRDHHFDLESIELNIKNLEKMDCILISTNHDCFDYDFILENSKLIVDTRGVYKKIYKNVIKA
- a CDS encoding flagellin N-terminal helical domain-containing protein translates to MRINNNMMAMNTHRQLGIANNGGAKSMEKLSSGFRINRAGDDAAGLSISEKMRGQIKGLNMASKNGQDGISLIQTAEGALDESHAILQRMRELAVQSANDTNVDVDRNALQAEVDQLAAELTRIADTTEFNTQKLLDGNFSDRTFHIGANENQNLKLSINGMKSTDLSVGTEFTAVTVTGTNAANTLVSGTGANAVTATFYEKGDVIIAASTGVEEVKATQSGYYTADTTTASLFHASSSALEEDAIFIKGADISSQDKANNSITTINDALETVSAERSKLGALQNRLEHTIKNLDTSAENLQASESRIRDVDMAKEMMEQTKQSILQQASTAMLAQANQAPQNVLQLLR
- a CDS encoding class I SAM-dependent methyltransferase; this encodes MQNETITKQFKENIKQLIEKGEIKSAKILLKKYRKMEPNDVDAYSMAGIIAMIEGRMVDAEEIFLQGYKLNNSHFDLLYNLGYLYEVKSYIRKALQYYIKARDNAETKEEKIGIEEVIERLGLTQKGNMEFEATRDNKERISLNNNKNENISGESITKYFNNTIDKEIIRCFQNKDFDRIVQEIQRKISHREYHEIIAICNYWLNKINKNTAIIYYFMAVAANGIKDFTNALKYHKKALELDNSLADLRNRKSKYKYNYEERNIACIGCGNEKFEVVNVCNQSISEDNKELINPIRKWVKCTNCNLIYANPLPAEEKLNKYYSEIAKEKFGGIYGDIDARFEFLVNMSNKRLEKIEGYTSGAKTLLDIGTGIGVFTGTALDRGWKAEGLELTPEDCQYAKDKFELELKQENFYLFNEDRKYDVVTLFEVIEHLQTPLKDLKQINKLIKDNGILVVATPIQDTLYGKKMKENNVFWNVVTHLSYFTKDVMLNYLEEAGFEVLEISGSNEGMGRMEFYCRKI
- a CDS encoding YjfB family protein; this encodes MDIAALSTGMGQMKLTQQASVSIMKMAMDTTKVQAVDLTEMLEVNTKIMEQSINPHMGGNIDIRL
- a CDS encoding stalk domain-containing protein, producing MLRKAKLICIVISIFILGKTSVFAYSNPYSYTSSNVNGYNIKYVTLDMNDATLKSVVLNANKEITSTQSLEQMAKEVNAIAAINGTYFEAYGGIPIPWGTIIRDKKVLHIGNTGSVVGITEENKLIIDNLTINFEVYINGVYRAIPWRINHPSTEDGAITIFTPEYKQELQVLEGTKTVIVTNGIVTSITDRDFTAPKDGFAISYNPSVAHLVEERYKVGDKVEYKHKFVTKHTKPEDWDNVVSAIGAGPSLIINGEVTADGLKEGFWEAKINTNKASRSFIGSTKDGKIVIGTIPNATLKEAVAICQSLNLINAMCLDGGWSTALYYKDKGAIVQGRNINNGLAFVKTEIKQPEININIDGKKVVFTDSTGKPYIDKNGRIQVPLRVTMESAGANVTWDSSKETATVDKNGISISVKIGQDYITVNNMEIKNDTVAMINSNKTYVPIRVVLEAFGYDVVWDDNSKTVNISSKY
- a CDS encoding glycosyltransferase family 2 protein encodes the protein MTYEKKVSICMMIKNEEKNLHRCFESIKPVIDSGLAELIVIDTGSEDRSIEIARQYTEKVYEHPWTNNFSEMRNISISYAKGEWIWIIDADEEIENPKEMIKLFKNDLSKYNTISVKIKNYMKTPVVDKETKYAISNFNRGFRNTVDFEYKGAIHNQPMYKNPILSTNVIFGHYGYIWEDKEFVKKKFDRTAGILKKELEKNPENIYYQFQLAVSYSTLDIEQGLMEISKAYELVKKLPYRERGKYIYVHGTYAKIASENRKHSEIIEICKEGLSITQDYIDLWFLLGISYSAINDYDNAINAFKEYLKCNDRFEKTLLSKDPALTFYYFDDETKELALYNIASIYVKKKEHDIALEYINMMKSSDLKSVAVINLGICENMEYVLSDYFKEIYKEEDIRLKFINTFENQRLTIEQKMIFSNRISDFYSINGEESDSYYLLNLIRIHISNDKPLNEDIIEEVLNLNYNELPYYYGDIIVYIIMNDLPIDSFGYIGSVEQVNEFLKYAINNYENMHEKIIHYLYKNENTEHISNLRYWIVLARHVLLAEEMNYDKHMKLFERYVDNGTCYIKSIYHPNVLKEELIYDVKNDEHRFFLFLLKANKVKEKNMKEYIQYLRKALKVYPMRTGIEILMQEIENDHSQSNPEMELLKKHLKDNINLMIETNMIKEAEELIRQYEEIIPEDVEVLLFKSEIALIKLKQLDGSGILN